The following proteins are co-located in the Immundisolibacter sp. genome:
- a CDS encoding hydroxyacylglutathione hydrolase, protein MIVEQIYSDNNYRNFHYLIACPDTGEALAIDPLEADLVLAKAADRGWRITQVLNTHEHPDHIGGNARVIAATGAKLLAHAGARDRIPGIDRGLHAGDVIAIGKSGELEVLDTPGHTMSHVCLFCRGDQPGLISGDTLFNAGAGNCHGGGHPEHLYHTFANQLAKLPDATVLYPGHDYIANNLKFTLDREPGNARAVQLLTQVETQDPHAARLTTLAEEKEVNAFFRLSNPTVIARLREAFPDLPTQPSPQDVFIKLRELRNSW, encoded by the coding sequence ATGATCGTCGAGCAAATCTATTCCGATAATAACTATCGCAACTTCCATTACCTGATCGCCTGCCCCGACACCGGCGAGGCGCTGGCCATCGACCCCCTGGAAGCCGATCTGGTGCTGGCCAAGGCCGCCGACCGGGGCTGGCGCATCACCCAGGTGCTCAACACCCACGAACACCCGGACCACATTGGCGGCAACGCCCGTGTCATCGCCGCCACCGGCGCCAAGCTGCTGGCCCATGCCGGCGCCAGGGATCGCATCCCCGGCATCGACCGCGGCCTGCACGCGGGCGACGTGATCGCCATCGGCAAGAGCGGCGAACTGGAAGTGCTCGACACCCCCGGCCACACCATGAGCCACGTGTGCCTGTTCTGCCGCGGCGACCAGCCGGGCCTGATCAGCGGCGACACGCTGTTCAATGCCGGCGCCGGCAACTGCCATGGTGGTGGCCACCCGGAGCACCTGTACCACACCTTCGCCAACCAGCTGGCCAAACTGCCGGACGCGACGGTGCTCTACCCCGGCCACGACTACATCGCCAACAACCTCAAGTTCACCCTGGACCGCGAGCCTGGCAACGCCCGCGCCGTGCAACTGCTGACCCAGGTCGAAACACAGGATCCACACGCCGCACGCCTGACCACCCTGGCCGAGGAAAAAGAGGTCAACGCCTTCTTTCGCCTGAGCAACCCCACCGTCATCGCCCGCCTGCGCGAGGCCTTTCCGGACCTGCCGACACAGCCGTCACCCCAGGACGTGTTTATAAAGCTGCGAGAGTTGCGCAACAGCTGGTGA
- a CDS encoding glutathione S-transferase family protein translates to MNTLLGIPLSPFVRKVRVVMAEKNLPYDLRPVFPGSDDAEFRALSPLGKIPAFSDERIGLADSSVICAYLEKSHPTPALLPADPVAYAHALWFEEYADTKLFHVCTEGLFFERIVKGRMRGEPADEAKVAASLKELPAVCDYLEQKISAGALGGGAFSLGELAVTTQFVNLNHAGEQVDAASFPKLAALLKKTLARPSFQLCLEDEKSLMASLG, encoded by the coding sequence ATGAATACCCTGCTTGGTATCCCCTTGTCCCCTTTCGTGCGCAAAGTGCGCGTTGTCATGGCCGAAAAAAATCTGCCGTATGACTTGCGGCCGGTGTTTCCCGGCAGCGACGACGCCGAATTTCGCGCCCTGAGCCCACTGGGCAAAATCCCGGCGTTCAGCGACGAACGGATCGGCCTGGCTGACTCCAGCGTGATCTGTGCCTACCTCGAAAAATCCCACCCCACCCCGGCTCTGCTGCCTGCCGACCCGGTCGCTTACGCGCACGCGCTGTGGTTCGAGGAATACGCCGATACCAAGTTGTTCCACGTCTGCACCGAAGGTTTGTTCTTCGAGCGCATCGTGAAGGGCCGTATGCGCGGCGAACCGGCTGACGAAGCCAAGGTCGCGGCCAGCCTGAAAGAGCTGCCGGCAGTGTGCGACTACCTGGAACAAAAAATCAGCGCGGGCGCGTTGGGAGGCGGCGCTTTCAGCCTGGGCGAGTTGGCGGTCACCACGCAGTTCGTGAACCTGAACCACGCCGGCGAGCAGGTGGATGCGGCCAGCTTCCCCAAACTTGCCGCCCTCTTGAAAAAGACGCTGGCGCGGCCAAGCTTCCAGCTGTGCCTGGAAGACGAAAAGAGCCTCATGGCGAGCCTTGGCTAA
- a CDS encoding type II toxin-antitoxin system HicA family toxin, whose amino-acid sequence NLGFEEVRQRGSHKQYRHADGRATTVPHHASRDVSPILLRQIARDIDLTVDELIAHR is encoded by the coding sequence CAATCTGGGCTTCGAGGAAGTGCGCCAACGTGGCTCACACAAGCAGTACCGGCACGCCGACGGCCGCGCGACAACCGTGCCGCACCACGCCAGTCGGGACGTCTCTCCGATCCTTCTGCGTCAGATTGCACGCGACATCGACCTGACCGTCGATGAGCTGATCGCGCACCGCTGA
- a CDS encoding MFS transporter, with protein sequence MTAEASAPAALGPLRRGLIYASAFFGITTEALIGMLMPLWAVEHGLPPAQLGTVVAMASLSPLLLAIPAGALCDRYGERRIMLLAALGVGLTAATYPLVDGFLGACALQLLGGLARSMSWLAAQAYAVRAAPKAESHTFMGRFSFAGSIGMLLAPLLAGVLVAGYGLDAGFLLMALWGGALALVTLPLPDVRDSRSADKLWQVTTGAYKNALPLLLQVPLMIVMLLTLLRLSSAAVNASFYPVYLDQIGFSAAAIGVMFACINGAVSFGSLAAAMVIRRSSLNTVLFGSIALSMVSISLVPFASTHLTVGLLSALHGLGLGLSLPTLLTVIGRQTAPSLRGLVIGMRTLFNRLGYLAIPLVLGGLVHGFGLRGAFLATGAFLLLGLGGTYLYLRRSGLAYD encoded by the coding sequence GTGACCGCTGAAGCGTCGGCACCGGCCGCGCTGGGTCCCCTGCGGCGGGGCCTGATATACGCCAGCGCCTTTTTTGGCATTACCACCGAAGCGCTGATCGGCATGTTGATGCCCCTGTGGGCAGTGGAACACGGCCTGCCACCAGCGCAGTTGGGCACCGTGGTGGCCATGGCCTCCCTCAGCCCGTTGCTGCTGGCCATCCCGGCGGGCGCCCTGTGCGACCGCTACGGCGAGCGGCGCATCATGCTGCTGGCGGCGCTCGGTGTTGGCCTTACCGCCGCCACGTATCCGCTGGTGGATGGATTCCTGGGCGCCTGCGCGCTGCAATTGCTGGGCGGTCTGGCGCGCAGCATGAGCTGGCTGGCAGCGCAGGCCTACGCCGTGCGTGCGGCGCCCAAGGCCGAGAGCCATACCTTCATGGGTCGTTTCTCGTTTGCCGGCAGCATCGGCATGCTGCTGGCCCCGCTGCTGGCGGGCGTGCTGGTCGCCGGCTATGGCCTGGACGCCGGCTTCCTGCTGATGGCCCTGTGGGGTGGCGCCCTGGCACTGGTGACCCTGCCGCTGCCGGACGTGCGCGACAGCCGCAGCGCGGACAAGCTGTGGCAGGTGACCACCGGCGCCTACAAAAACGCACTGCCCCTGCTGTTGCAGGTGCCACTGATGATCGTCATGTTGCTGACCCTGCTGCGTCTGTCGTCGGCGGCGGTCAATGCGTCCTTCTACCCGGTGTACCTGGACCAGATCGGCTTCTCGGCTGCCGCCATCGGCGTCATGTTCGCCTGCATCAACGGCGCCGTTTCGTTCGGTTCGCTGGCCGCGGCCATGGTTATCCGGCGCAGTTCCCTGAATACGGTGCTGTTCGGGTCCATCGCCCTGTCGATGGTGTCGATCAGTCTGGTGCCCTTCGCAAGCACGCACCTGACCGTGGGCCTGCTCAGCGCCCTGCACGGGCTTGGCCTTGGGCTTAGCCTGCCAACACTGCTGACCGTCATCGGCCGGCAAACCGCACCCAGCCTGCGGGGTCTGGTCATCGGCATGCGTACCCTGTTCAACCGTCTGGGTTACCTGGCGATACCGCTGGTTCTGGGCGGTCTGGTGCATGGCTTTGGACTGCGCGGCGCGTTCTTGGCCACCGGAGCGTTCCTGCTACTCGGCCTGGGTGGCACATACCTATACCTGCGCCGCAGCGGTCTCGCGTACGATTAA
- the uvrA gene encoding excinuclease ABC subunit UvrA: MHSPDEGPPAIRIRGARTHNLKNIDLDLPRDRLTVITGPSGSGKSSLAFDTLYAEGQRRYVESLSAYARQFLSVMEKPDVDHIEGLSPAISIEQKSTSHNPRSTVGTITEIHDYLRLLFARVGEPQCPDHGAVLRAQTVSQMVDTLLALPPETRVMLLAPVVAGRKGEHAQLLDGLRGRGYVRARIDGHLVELDQAPVLDGKRKHDVEVVVDRLRVRPDAQQRLADSFEAAVKLGEGIVRVAFLDEPQPELLFSARYACPQCGYSVADLEPRLFSFNNPAGACPECDGLGLAQFFDPQRIVSDPSLSLAAGAIPGWDRRNTYYMHILQSLARHYDFDLETPFEELPDLHQQAILFGSGEEEIVFTYATPSGRSKRKRHPFEGIVNNFSRRYRETDSSAVREHLARFLGNRPCVGCGGSRLRREARNVFVAGRNLPELVAVPVGQSITFFRELELPGARGTIAQKILREIESRLGFLVNVGLEYLTLARSADTLSGGEAQRIRLASQIGAGLVGVLYVLDEPSIGLHQRDNQRLLSTLTYLRDLGNTVIVIEHDEEAMQLADHIVDMGPGAGAHGGYIIAEGRPADIMANPASITGQYLSGRRAIALPTQRRQPDPERMLCIEGANGNNLCDITVSIPLGLMTCITGVSGSGKSTLINETLYKAVAQRLNHARDEPAPYQAIHGLDLIDKVVNIDQSPIGRTPRSNPATYTGLFTPIRDILSGTPEARARAYGPGRFSFNVAGGRCEACQGDGMLKVEMHFLADIYVPCDVCHGQRYNRETLEIEYKGRNIHQILDMTIEQAGEFFSAVPMVKRKLDTLSAVGLGYVRLGQAATTLSGGEAQRVKLSRELSKRDTGRTLYILDEPTTGLHFQDIELLLGVLTRLRDDGNTLVVIEHNLDVIKTADWVIDLGPEGGSGGGQLVACGTPEDLALEPRSHTGRFLAPLLRRQAAAQAGDRRRA; encoded by the coding sequence ATGCACAGCCCTGATGAAGGCCCGCCCGCAATCCGTATCCGTGGTGCGCGTACCCACAACCTGAAGAACATCGACCTCGACCTGCCGCGCGACCGGTTGACCGTCATCACCGGCCCTTCCGGGTCCGGCAAGTCCTCGCTGGCCTTCGACACCCTGTACGCCGAGGGTCAGCGCCGCTACGTGGAGTCGCTGTCGGCCTACGCGCGCCAATTCCTGTCGGTGATGGAAAAACCCGATGTCGACCACATCGAGGGTCTGTCGCCGGCCATTTCCATCGAACAGAAGAGCACCTCGCACAACCCGCGCTCGACGGTCGGCACCATTACCGAGATTCACGATTACCTGCGCCTGCTGTTTGCCCGGGTCGGCGAACCCCAGTGCCCGGATCACGGCGCCGTGCTGCGCGCGCAGACCGTGAGCCAGATGGTGGACACGCTGCTGGCGCTGCCGCCGGAAACGCGCGTCATGTTGCTGGCGCCGGTGGTGGCCGGCCGCAAGGGCGAGCATGCGCAGTTGCTGGATGGCCTGCGCGGGCGCGGTTACGTGCGCGCCCGGATTGATGGCCACCTGGTGGAACTCGATCAGGCGCCGGTGCTCGATGGCAAGCGCAAACACGATGTTGAGGTGGTCGTTGACCGCCTGCGTGTGCGACCGGATGCCCAGCAGCGCCTGGCCGATTCGTTTGAGGCGGCGGTCAAGCTGGGTGAGGGCATCGTCAGGGTGGCCTTTCTCGACGAGCCACAACCGGAGCTGCTGTTCTCGGCCCGCTATGCCTGCCCGCAGTGCGGCTATTCGGTAGCCGATCTCGAACCGCGGTTGTTCTCTTTCAACAATCCGGCCGGCGCCTGCCCGGAGTGCGACGGCCTCGGCCTGGCGCAGTTTTTCGACCCACAGCGCATTGTGTCCGACCCCAGCCTCAGTCTTGCCGCCGGTGCCATTCCCGGCTGGGACCGGCGCAACACCTACTACATGCACATCCTGCAGAGCCTGGCGCGGCACTACGACTTCGACCTCGAAACGCCGTTCGAGGAGCTGCCCGACCTGCACCAGCAGGCGATCCTGTTTGGCAGTGGCGAGGAGGAAATCGTCTTTACCTACGCGACTCCCAGCGGTCGCAGCAAGCGCAAGCGACACCCGTTCGAGGGCATCGTCAACAATTTTTCCCGCCGCTATCGCGAGACCGACTCCAGCGCCGTGCGCGAGCACCTGGCGCGTTTTCTGGGCAACCGGCCGTGCGTAGGCTGTGGCGGCAGCCGGCTGCGACGCGAGGCGCGCAATGTTTTCGTGGCCGGTCGCAACCTGCCGGAACTGGTGGCGGTGCCGGTGGGCCAGTCGATTACCTTTTTTCGCGAACTGGAACTGCCCGGCGCACGCGGCACCATCGCCCAGAAGATCCTGCGCGAGATCGAATCCCGGCTGGGCTTTCTGGTCAACGTCGGGCTCGAATACCTGACCCTGGCGCGCTCGGCCGATACCTTGTCCGGCGGCGAAGCGCAGCGCATCCGCCTGGCAAGCCAGATCGGCGCCGGGCTGGTCGGCGTGCTGTACGTGCTGGACGAGCCGTCGATCGGCCTGCACCAGCGCGACAATCAGCGCCTGCTGTCCACTCTCACCTACCTGCGCGACCTCGGCAACACCGTCATCGTCATCGAGCACGACGAGGAGGCCATGCAACTGGCCGACCACATCGTCGACATGGGCCCTGGGGCCGGCGCGCATGGTGGCTACATCATTGCCGAAGGACGGCCCGCCGACATCATGGCCAATCCGGCCTCGATCACCGGCCAGTACCTGTCCGGCCGGCGCGCCATTGCGTTGCCGACGCAGCGCCGCCAGCCGGACCCCGAGCGGATGTTGTGCATAGAGGGCGCCAATGGCAACAACCTGTGCGATATCACGGTCAGCATTCCGCTGGGCCTGATGACCTGTATCACCGGCGTGTCCGGCTCCGGCAAATCCACCCTGATCAACGAAACGCTCTACAAGGCCGTGGCGCAACGCCTCAACCACGCTCGTGACGAGCCGGCTCCCTACCAGGCCATCCACGGCCTGGACCTGATCGACAAGGTGGTCAATATCGACCAGAGCCCGATTGGCAGAACACCCCGTTCCAATCCAGCAACTTATACCGGATTATTCACGCCAATCCGAGACATATTGTCCGGCACCCCGGAAGCCCGCGCGCGCGCCTACGGGCCGGGCCGTTTCAGCTTCAACGTCGCCGGTGGACGCTGCGAGGCCTGCCAGGGCGACGGCATGCTGAAAGTGGAAATGCACTTCCTGGCCGACATCTACGTGCCGTGTGATGTTTGTCACGGGCAGCGCTACAACCGCGAAACTTTGGAGATTGAATACAAGGGCCGGAACATCCACCAGATCCTCGACATGACCATCGAACAGGCGGGCGAGTTTTTCAGCGCGGTGCCCATGGTGAAGCGCAAGCTGGATACCCTCAGTGCCGTGGGCCTGGGTTATGTGCGGCTGGGGCAGGCCGCCACCACCCTGTCCGGTGGCGAGGCACAGCGCGTGAAACTGTCGCGCGAGCTGTCCAAGCGCGACACCGGACGTACCCTGTACATTCTTGACGAACCCACCACCGGCCTGCATTTTCAGGACATCGAGTTACTCCTGGGCGTGCTCACGCGCCTGCGTGACGACGGCAACACCCTGGTGGTGATCGAGCACAACCTGGACGTCATCAAAACCGCCGACTGGGTAATCGACCTCGGTCCGGAGGGTGGCAGCGGCGGCGGCCAACTGGTCGCCTGTGGCACGCCGGAGGATCTGGCTCTCGAACCGCGCTCGCACACCGGGCGTTTTCTGGCACCGTTGCTGCGTCGCCAGGCGGCCGCACAGGCTGGCGATCGGCGCCGCGCGTGA
- a CDS encoding DNA-3-methyladenine glycosylase has protein sequence MLSPQGTNADSADFGAVLRHAEAYLAGADTALAAVLNRLGPLPAADYQGEPFAALLRAVIGQQLSNRAAASIAARLFALTAMPATPHAVLMLSEADLRGCGLSAAKTRSVLGLARAIGEGAIDLAALADADDLAVNAALTVMPGIGPWTVHMFLMFGLGRLDVFAPGDLGLRRAVQRLEDWPELPTPAACLARAERWRPYRTVAAWQLWRWLT, from the coding sequence ATGCTCAGTCCTCAAGGTACGAATGCCGATAGCGCGGATTTTGGTGCGGTTCTGCGCCACGCCGAAGCTTACCTTGCCGGCGCGGATACGGCGCTGGCAGCGGTGTTGAACCGCCTGGGGCCGTTGCCCGCGGCGGATTACCAAGGCGAGCCATTTGCGGCCCTGTTGCGGGCGGTGATTGGCCAGCAATTGTCCAACCGCGCCGCCGCCAGCATCGCCGCCAGGTTGTTTGCGCTTACCGCCATGCCGGCGACCCCGCATGCGGTACTGATGCTGAGCGAAGCCGACCTGCGTGGCTGCGGCCTGTCCGCGGCCAAGACGCGCAGCGTGCTGGGTCTGGCGCGGGCAATCGGGGAGGGTGCCATCGACCTTGCGGCGCTGGCCGATGCCGACGACCTGGCAGTCAACGCGGCGCTGACCGTCATGCCCGGTATCGGGCCGTGGACGGTGCATATGTTTTTGATGTTCGGCCTGGGTCGGCTGGACGTGTTCGCGCCCGGCGATCTTGGCCTGCGGCGGGCCGTGCAGCGGCTGGAGGATTGGCCAGAACTGCCGACGCCGGCCGCCTGCCTGGCGCGCGCGGAACGCTGGCGGCCGTACCGAACCGTGGCCGCCTGGCAGCTTTGGCGCTGGCTGACGTAG